Proteins found in one Zea mays cultivar B73 chromosome 1, Zm-B73-REFERENCE-NAM-5.0, whole genome shotgun sequence genomic segment:
- the LOC100282139 gene encoding BTB/POZ and MATH domain-containing protein 1, with product MSSRAGGGKPLWSASTIVAKVASGYHILRIDGYSRTMETPTGESIASLPFSVGGRCWRIRYYPNGDKLENKEYISLYLNLHDRSVEAEKAQLMFRFVGDVAEQPLILGRLHTFEKQGWGYAKFIKRKDLEESKHLVDDSFSIRCDVAVRFNDVRVEKAPEAAAAAAMISVQPSDLHQHLGSLLLTQKGADVVFDVAGETFAAHRCVLAARSPVFTAELFGAMKEGHTGGVVRIEDMEPRAFKALLYFLYTDLLFPKTMATTMNQSEDGDVGGDDEDVLCQHLLVAADKYNLERLKSLCEKKLSECIHVGTVAIILTLAEQHRCPGLKKVCLHFLRSPANLRAVASSDAFKHLSSSCPSVMVELVAMLGNSA from the coding sequence GTGGTCTGCCTCCACCATCGTCGCCAAAGTCGCGAGTGGGTACCACATCCTCAGGATCGATGGCTACTCCAGGACCATGGAGACCCCCACAGGAGAGTCCATCGCGTCCCTCCCGTTCTCGGTGGGCGGCCGTTGCTGGCGCATTCGCTACTACCCCAACGGCGACAAGTTGGAGAATAAAGAATACATCTCGCTTTATCTTAATCTCCACGACAGAAGCGTCGAGGCAGAGAAGGCGCAGTTAATGTTCCGTTTCGTCGGTGacgtagcggagcagccgttgattCTGGGAAGACTGCATACCTTCGAAAAGCAAGGTTGGGGGTACGCCAAGTTCATCAAAAGGAAAGATTTGGAAGAGTCGAAGCATCTCGTGGACGATTCTTTTTCCATCAGATGCGATGTGGCCGTGCGCTTCAACGATGTCCGCGTGGAGAAGGCGCCGGAAGCCGCTGCTGCAGCAGCTATGATTTCCGTGCAACCATCTGACCTGCACCAGCACCTCGGCAGTCTCCTGCTGACCCAGAAGGGCGCCGATGTGGTGTTTGACGTCGCCGGTGAGACGTTCGCAGCGCACCGGTGCGTGCTCGCAGCCCGCTCTCCTGTCTTCACTGCAGAGCTCTTTGGTGCGATGAAAGAGGGCCACACCGGAGGCGTGGTGCGCATAGAGGACATGGAACCTCGGGCGTTCAAGGCATTGCTCTACTTCCTTTACACCGATTTACTATTCCCAAAGACAATGGCAACGACGATGAATCAATCTGAAGACGGAGACGTAGGCGGCGACGATGAAGACGTTCTGTGTCAGCACCTACTGGTCGCTGCAGACAAATACAACTTGGAGAGGCTGAAATCGCTATGTGAAAAGAAGCTGTCTGAGTGCATCCATGTGGGCACGGTAGCAATCATCCTGACGCTAGCTGAGCAACACCGCTGCCCTGGACTGAAGAAGGTGTGCCTCCATTTTCTCAGATCTCCTGCAAATTTGAGGGCAGTCGCCTCCAGCGACGCCTTTAAGCATCTGAGCAGCAGCTGCCCCTCTGTTATGGTGGAGTTGGTTGCCATGCTTGGCAACTCAGCGTAG